The following nucleotide sequence is from Chromobacterium rhizoryzae.
TAATACGGGTCTACCGGCAGTTTGGGGTGGTTTTGGGTCATCGCGCAGCCATCTGAAAGCAAGAAAGCTCCAGACTAGCAAAACCGGCCGGCGATATTTTTGAGGCAAGCCAAGAAAGCTGGCGGATAGGCCGGCCGCGGCCGGCCTTTAGGCTCAATCGGCCAGGGTCAGCACCACCGGAGTGTGGTCGGACGGACGCTCCCATTTGCGCGGTGCCTTGTCGATCACACATTCCAGCGCGCGCGGCTTCAAGGCGTCGCTGACCAGGATGTGGTCGATGCGCACGCCCTTGTTGCGACGGAACATCATCGCGCGGTAATCCCACCAGCTGTACTGCTTCTCCTCCTGATTGAACAGGCGGAAGCTGTCGCTCAGGCCCAGCGCGATCAAGCGGCGGAAGGATTCGCGTTCCGGCGTGCTGCACAACACTTGTTCGTGCCAGCTTTCCGGGTCGTACACATCACGGTCTTCCGGCGCGATATTGTAATCGCCCAGCAACAGCAGCCGCGGGTGGCGTTGCAGCTCCGCGGCGACATAGCGCTCCAGATTGGCCAGCCACTCCAGCTTGTACGGATACTTGGGCGAATCCACCGCCTCGCCGTTGACGAAATAGCCGCAGATCACGCGGATGCCGTTCACCGTGGCGGCGATCACCCGGCGCTGCTCGTCGCCGTAATCGGGGATGCCGAGCACCACGTCTTCCAGCTCCAGCGGCGCGCGCACCAGAATGGCCACGCCGTTGTAGGTTTTCTGGCCGAACCAGGCCGCGCGGTAGCCGGCCGCTTCGATCTCGGCCAAGGGAAACACGTCCTGATCCATTTTCAGCTCTTGCAGGCAGAGCACGTCCACCGGGCTGTCCGACAGCCATTGGATCACCTGCGGCAGGCGGACCTTGAGGGAATTGACGTTCCAGGTGGCAAAACGCATCGGCGGGCTCTCCAAATGTTTTTCATGCAAAGGCCGACACCATAACCGCAGCGCGCGGCACTGCCAAGCTTTGGGCGGCGACAGTCGATGGCGTCGATTATTTGATGCTTGATTAAACAAAAGTGTTTAAACAAATAAACAACAGCCGGACGACGGGAATTTGCCAAGGCCCGGAACCCCGGCCTATGATCGAAAGCGTCGTCGTAACCGGAGCAAGTTCTTGACTATCAAGCACAAGCAGCACGACGCGCAACAGGCATTATGCCCGACGCGCAACCCCAACCGCCCTCGTCTGGCGCCGTTGACCCCGCCGTTCTCGATGCGGACCCCTACCTTCCAGCACCGCCACACCCTGCAGCCGCTGACGCCGCCCGCCAAACCAGAGCGGGACGACTGAATCTTTTTAGCCGCGCGATCCGCGGCAAAAAAAAGGCGCCTCCGTCTACACGGAGGCGCGCAATAGACACTATATCAATCTACCCTGATATGCGTCTGGCTCGCTTGCTGCTCTGGAGATAACCCACTGAGCAAAAAATTAGAGCCGCGGCGCTTCACAAGAGTTCCGACAAAGCCCGGAATATTTTTCCCTCAGCATAAAACGGC
It contains:
- the xth gene encoding exodeoxyribonuclease III, whose protein sequence is MRFATWNVNSLKVRLPQVIQWLSDSPVDVLCLQELKMDQDVFPLAEIEAAGYRAAWFGQKTYNGVAILVRAPLELEDVVLGIPDYGDEQRRVIAATVNGIRVICGYFVNGEAVDSPKYPYKLEWLANLERYVAAELQRHPRLLLLGDYNIAPEDRDVYDPESWHEQVLCSTPERESFRRLIALGLSDSFRLFNQEEKQYSWWDYRAMMFRRNKGVRIDHILVSDALKPRALECVIDKAPRKWERPSDHTPVVLTLAD